A single Mixta calida DNA region contains:
- the cycA gene encoding D-serine/D-alanine/glycine transporter, producing MVDNVKTTLQKAEGPDKLRRSLHNRHIQLMAIGGAIGTGLFMGSGKTISLAGPSIIFVYMIIGFMLFFVMRAMGELLLSNLEYKSFSDFAADLLGPWAGYFTGWTYWFCWVVTGIADVVAISAYFQLWFPDFSIWMSALLCVLVFLALNIVTVKMFGELEFWFAIIKIVAIVALIVTGIVLVAMHYPSPGGGTAALSNIWDHGGMFPKGLSGFFAGFQIAVFAFVGIELVGTAAAETHDPHKVLPRAINAIPLRVIMFYVLALMVIMAVTPWSSVVADRSPFVEMFMLIGLPAAASIVNFVVLTSAASSANSGIFSTSRMLYGLAEQGVAHRTFGRLSARAVPTSGLFFSCFCLLAGVALIYLIPNVMTVFTMVTTVSAILFMFVWSIILCSYMAYRKQYPQRHQQSTFKMPLGKVMCWVCLAFFAFVIVLLTLQEDTRNALMVTPLWFIMLGFGWWMRRRKAA from the coding sequence ATGGTAGACAACGTTAAAACTACGCTGCAAAAAGCAGAAGGCCCGGATAAGCTCCGGCGCAGCCTTCATAATCGTCATATTCAGCTGATGGCTATCGGCGGTGCCATCGGCACCGGCCTGTTTATGGGGTCGGGGAAAACGATCAGTCTGGCGGGTCCGTCGATCATTTTCGTCTATATGATCATCGGATTTATGCTGTTTTTCGTCATGCGCGCGATGGGCGAACTGCTGCTGTCAAATCTGGAATACAAATCTTTTAGCGATTTTGCCGCCGACCTGCTCGGCCCCTGGGCAGGCTACTTTACCGGCTGGACCTACTGGTTCTGCTGGGTGGTGACCGGCATCGCCGATGTGGTGGCGATCAGCGCCTATTTCCAGCTCTGGTTCCCTGACTTCTCCATCTGGATGAGCGCCCTGCTCTGCGTGCTGGTGTTCCTCGCGCTAAATATCGTGACGGTGAAGATGTTCGGCGAGCTGGAGTTCTGGTTCGCGATTATCAAAATCGTCGCCATCGTTGCGCTGATCGTGACCGGTATCGTACTGGTGGCGATGCACTATCCATCCCCCGGCGGCGGCACCGCGGCGCTTTCGAATATCTGGGATCACGGTGGCATGTTCCCGAAAGGACTGAGCGGCTTCTTCGCTGGCTTCCAGATCGCTGTTTTCGCCTTCGTCGGCATCGAGCTGGTGGGCACCGCAGCGGCGGAAACCCACGATCCGCACAAGGTGCTGCCGCGCGCCATCAATGCAATTCCGCTGCGCGTTATTATGTTTTACGTGCTGGCGCTGATGGTAATCATGGCGGTTACGCCGTGGAGCAGCGTTGTGGCCGACCGCAGCCCGTTCGTTGAAATGTTTATGCTGATTGGCCTGCCGGCGGCGGCCAGCATCGTCAACTTTGTGGTGCTGACCTCTGCGGCCTCCTCTGCAAACAGCGGCATCTTCTCCACCAGCCGCATGCTCTATGGCCTGGCGGAACAGGGCGTGGCGCACCGCACCTTTGGTCGTCTTTCCGCGCGCGCGGTGCCGACCTCCGGGCTGTTCTTCTCCTGCTTCTGCCTGCTGGCGGGCGTGGCGCTGATCTACCTGATTCCAAATGTAATGACGGTTTTCACCATGGTGACCACCGTTTCGGCCATCCTGTTTATGTTCGTCTGGAGCATCATTCTCTGCTCTTATATGGCATACCGTAAGCAGTATCCGCAGCGTCACCAGCAGTCCACCTTCAAGATGCCGCTGGGCAAAGTGATGTGCTGGGTCTGTCTGGCCTTCTTCGCTTTCGTTATCGTTCTGCTGACGCTGCAGGAAGATACGCGCAACGCGCTGATGGTGACGCCGCTGTGGTTTATCATGCTGGGCTTTGGCTGGTGGATGCGTCGCCGCAAGGCAGCATGA
- the rutR gene encoding HTH-type transcriptional regulator RutR gives MENKTPTRRARAVAAKRSAILDAALEYFSQFGMHGTSLDKVAERAGVSKTNLLYYFPSKEALYIAVLKEILDVWLAPLRALREDQDPLAAIRHYIQLKLEVSRDHPQASRLFCLEMLQGAPLLKAELEGDLKALIDEKSRVIENWIVQKRLAPVEPQHLIFMLWATTQHYADFSAQVEAITGRTLNDEEFFQQAVANVQHMVIEGIRIRPAP, from the coding sequence ATGGAAAACAAGACACCCACGCGGCGCGCGCGGGCGGTGGCGGCGAAGCGCTCGGCGATCCTTGACGCCGCGCTTGAGTACTTTTCACAGTTCGGCATGCACGGTACCAGCCTGGATAAAGTGGCCGAGCGCGCTGGCGTCTCGAAAACCAACCTGCTCTACTATTTTCCCTCGAAAGAGGCGCTCTATATCGCCGTGCTGAAAGAGATTCTGGATGTCTGGCTGGCGCCGCTGCGCGCGCTGCGTGAAGATCAGGACCCGCTGGCGGCGATTCGTCACTATATTCAGCTCAAGCTGGAGGTATCGCGTGACCATCCTCAGGCCTCCCGACTTTTCTGTCTGGAGATGCTGCAGGGCGCGCCGCTGTTAAAGGCAGAGCTGGAAGGCGATCTCAAGGCACTGATTGACGAAAAGTCGCGCGTCATTGAAAACTGGATCGTGCAGAAGCGTTTGGCGCCGGTAGAGCCGCAGCATCTGATTTTTATGCTCTGGGCGACGACGCAGCACTACGCGGATTTCTCCGCGCAGGTTGAGGCGATTACCGGACGCACCCTGAACGATGAGGAATTTTTCCAGCAGGCAGTCGCCAATGTGCAGCATATGGTGATTGAAGGCATTCGTATCCGCCCGGCGCCTTAA
- a CDS encoding metal-dependent hydrolase, which translates to MDSVSQLVLGASVTMAVMGRRALLWQSALVGAFCGTLPDLDVFLDHGDAIRNMTLHRTESHALIWLTLLSPLLAWLTAGVLKQTFQWARWWPAVWLALITHPLLDLMTVYGTQLGLPFTDYPWAIGSIFIVDPLYTLPLIIGLIAALWRRQPRWSRVGLAISSLYLLWSMAAQGIATHQVAPQIARQVGGNARLLVTPTAFNTLVWRVVAVTPERYYEGYWSLFSPQRPLQLSAHDRGAGLYQQWKGDWAVERVAWFSHGFFALREHDGNLLISDLRMGEAPHFTFTFNLGAPQARDLHPARLPSERPSLTEMWRTLRQRL; encoded by the coding sequence ATGGATTCCGTTTCGCAACTGGTTCTCGGCGCGTCGGTGACGATGGCTGTCATGGGCCGACGCGCGCTGCTCTGGCAGTCGGCGCTGGTGGGCGCGTTCTGCGGCACGCTGCCCGATCTGGATGTGTTTCTTGACCATGGCGATGCCATAAGAAACATGACGCTGCATCGCACCGAAAGTCATGCGCTGATCTGGCTGACGCTCCTCTCTCCGCTGCTCGCCTGGCTTACCGCCGGCGTGCTGAAGCAAACTTTCCAGTGGGCCCGCTGGTGGCCAGCCGTCTGGCTGGCGCTGATTACTCATCCGTTGCTCGATCTGATGACGGTGTACGGTACTCAGCTGGGCTTGCCGTTTACCGACTATCCCTGGGCCATCGGCAGCATCTTTATTGTTGATCCGCTCTATACGCTGCCGCTAATAATCGGTCTGATTGCCGCCCTGTGGCGTCGCCAACCGCGCTGGAGCCGCGTCGGGCTGGCGATCAGCTCGCTTTATCTGCTCTGGAGCATGGCGGCGCAGGGCATCGCGACGCATCAGGTTGCGCCGCAAATCGCACGGCAGGTGGGAGGCAATGCGCGGCTGCTGGTTACCCCGACCGCCTTTAATACGCTGGTCTGGCGCGTGGTGGCGGTCACGCCGGAGCGTTACTATGAAGGCTACTGGTCGCTGTTTTCGCCGCAGCGCCCGTTGCAGCTCAGCGCGCACGATCGCGGCGCGGGGCTTTATCAACAGTGGAAAGGGGACTGGGCGGTAGAGAGGGTGGCCTGGTTCAGCCACGGCTTTTTTGCGCTGCGTGAGCATGACGGCAATCTGCTTATCAGCGATCTGCGCATGGGCGAAGCGCCCCATTTCACGTTTACTTTCAATCTGGGCGCGCCGCAGGCGCGGGATCTGCATCCGGCGCGATTGCCTTCTGAACGGCCGTCGCTGACGGAAATGTGGCGGACGCTGCGTCAGCGCTTGTAA